The genomic region CGGTCGTTTTCCCTGGGTGTCAATGCTTCGTTCTAAACTCTCTAAAGTTATGTCAATATCCTTGAAGAAATATAGTCTGCTTTTCCTAATCGCTTTTTCATTAGCCGGGTGTGAACTATTCGATCCCGTGAACGATAACCACGCTACCTCAGACCGAATCTATAAAGACCCATCCTTTGCCGAGGGAGTGCTGATGGCTGCTTATGCTAGGATCCCCACCAATAATCTGAGTTTCAATGATGTCGCCACAGATGATGCAGTCAGCAACAACAAGCTTAATGACTATCTACGTATGGCTACCGGACAGTGGTCCTCGATTTTTAATCCGGTTAGTCAATGGAACAATTGCATTGCGGGCATTCAAAGTCTGAACCAGTTCATTACTGTAATCGATACGGTCAACTGGAAAGGGTCGGTACCAGAACTGAACTGGATGTACACGCAGCGGTTTAAAGGTGAAGCCCATGCGTTGCGCGCTTTGTTTCAGTACCATCTGTTGGTTACAGTGGCAGGGCCTGGAAACAATGGGCAGATGCTGGGCATTCCCATTTTTGATCGGTTCCTGAATGTTCAGGACAATTTTAATTTGCCCAGGGCCACTTTTGAAGAATCCATCCAGCGGATTTATGCCGATATAGATAAAGCCCTGGAATATCTGACGATGGATGATTATCGCAATATCAATACTGCCAGCCAGTTGCCCGCTGGTTATGAGCACGTGTCGGTCGTGAATTACAATATTATTTTTGGGCAGGAACTCAATCAGCGAATCAGTGCCCGAATGGTAAAGGCTTTACGGGCCCGTGTTGCTTTACTTAATGCCAGTCCTGCCTTTCACAATGAACCCTCCTTGTGGGAAAAGGCCGCCGATTATGCCGGAACAGCACTTTCGGAGATTGGCGGTTTAAACGGGCTTGATCCGGCCGGACATAGATTTTACCTCAAATCCCTGGTCGATGCACTGAATGTATCTGCCGGAACGCCGATCGATCAGAAGGAGATTTTGTGGCGGAGCCCTGTCGCTTCGTCCAATGCGCGAGAGCAGGCCAATTTCCCCCCCTCACTGTTTGGCAGAGGTAATGTCAATCCCACCCAAAACTTGGTGGATGCCTTTCCGGCCGCCAATGGCTATCCGATTACACAACCGGAAAGCAAGTATGACCCCACAAAACCATACGCAAACCGAGACCCCCGCTTACGCCTGTACATTGCTTATAACGGAAATACTTTTTCGGGTAAAACGATCACTACGGGGGTAGGGGGCGGAGTGGACGCTAAGGATTCGGTGGAAACATCCACCCGGACGGGATACTATTTGAAAAAACTTCTGGTGGAAGAAGTCAATCTGAATCCGGTGGCTCCAACCACCCAGAAGCATTATGAGGTACACATGCGTTATACCGAATTATTCCTGATTTATGCCGAAGCCGCCAATGAAGCCTGGGGCCCAGATGGAACCGGTGCGTGGGGGTATTCTGTCCGTGATGTAATTGCCGCTATTCGCAAGCGCGCTGGCATCGCGCAACCTGACGCCTACCTGGCCTCCATCGGGACAAAAGAAGAAATGCGGAAACTAATCCGGAACGAACGCAGGCTGGAGCTGAGTTTTGAAGGATTTCGGTTCTGGGATTTGCGGCGCTGGAAAGAAAATCTGACAAAAACAGCCAAGGGGGTTAACATCAATAGAACAGGTATTATGATAATCGATGTCGAGCCCCGTGTTTACAATAATGAGTACATGCATTATGGGCCTCTCCCCGAAACGGAGGTGGTTAAGTACAATGCGCTGATTCAAAACCAAGGTTGGTAGCCGTCCTATTTTTCCATGAAAATAACCTGCAAGATTTCTAATATGAAAAAGATACTATTTCTGCTGCTGTCCGTCGGCTTGATTGCCTGTAAAAATCAGGAAATCGCCTTTCCAGCCTTTGAATATACGACCGGTTACTTCCCTTATCAGTATCCCGTCCGGACCCTGGTGCTAGGTGATGATATCTACGACAATTCGAATGACAACAACCACAAATTCCTGATATCGGCCGTAATGGGCGGGGTTTATCAAAACGATGCTAATCGGATTTTTAAAATAGAGGTGGACAACACCCTCTGTGAAAATGCAGCTTTCGCTTCGACCGGGCAGCCGATTTATCCTTTGCCCCAAGAATACTATACTCTGAGTTCTGCCAATGAACTAATTATTCCGGCAGGAGAGTTCAATGGCAATGTCGAGGTACAATTGACTGACGCCTTTTTTGATGACACTTTAGCCACTAAGCTTGCCTACGTGGTGCCCATCAGAATTACCGGGGTAATGAATCTGGATTCCCTCCTTCGGGGCAAGTCTGCCATTGCTCAGCCCGACCGCAGAGTTACGAGCCATTGGGAAGTTGTACCGAAAGATTTCACCATGTTTGCCGTGAAGTATGTCAATCCTTACCATGGGAATTACTTCCATCGGGGAAAAAGCACGGTGAAGAGTTCGGCCGGCCAGGAACTCGAAACCACGTCGTACCGGCAGCAGTTTGTCACATCCGATGAGGTCTGGACACTGACGACCACCTCGAAGAACCAGGTCGCAGTTAACGGAGTGATTCGTTCATCGTTGATTACCGGTTCCTTAAACCTTCTCCTTACCTTTTCTGGCAACGAGTGTGTGGTAAGCAGTAAGCAGGGTGCCTCCTATTCAATCACCGGTACCGGGAAATTCTTGGACGATGCCGACGAATGGGGGAATAAAAAACGTGACGCGATTCACCTGAGCTACCAATTTTCGGATGGAACGAATACCTACTCCGCCACGGACACCCTGGTTATAAGGGACCGGGGCGTGGTGATGGAAGTTTACCAACCGATTGTCTCAGATTAGTTTTCTCGTTGATATTGCTGGCTTTGCCCATAGTTTCATTACCAGACGATGCTGTCCGGTTACTGACTAACGAGAAATTCATCTTAAACCCTAAATCATTTCATAGCTATGAGACGACCATGGAACCTATCCGGGCTGCTCTTCCTCCTCGTTTTTGCCGGCGGCATCCGGCCCAGTAGCGCACAGGGTACCGAAAACAGAAAAAGGGCTCAGATCGGGGTATACTATTTTGACGGATGGGCGGGCCGAAATAGGCATGCTCGCAATCCGGCTGAACCCTGGGCCAAAAATGCGCCGACTCACTTGACCCGACGCTTTGTTGAAGATTTTTCCAACCGGGCGCCCATCTGGGGTGGAGGGACGATTCTCAGGCAATCATGGAGAGGCAGATTGATCTTGCCGCAGACAACGGGGTCGATTTCTTTCTTTTCTGCTGGTACTGGCGGGATAACAAGGGACCCCTAAATCCGGAGGCCATACAGAACCTACCCCACCACACCAGCCTGAACCTGTATCTGAAAGCAAAGAACAAACATAGGGTAAAATTTGGCCTGTTGGTTGCCAACCACTCCGGTTCTGAAATTATAGGGGCGGAGAACTGGGAAAAAGCAACTGAATACTGGATGACCTATTTCAGGGATAATCAATACGTTAAAGTAGGAGGAAAACCCTTGATCGTACTGTTCAATGTAAAGGGAATCGAAGAAGAAGGCTTAGCCAGCATGCAAGCTGTTGCGGGCAGGGGTGGCCTGAACGGCTTGTCTATAGCTGGATGCGGCTCCGCTTCGACGCCTGGATTCACGCACCGAACGCACTACAATATCATTCCCGGCTATTCGGCGGGTTCGGAGGCCCATCCGTATTCCGAGCTGGTAGAAGCTCATAAAAAGAACTGGGCAGGTACCCCCGCCCAACCCTACATACCGGAAGTGACCGTAGGATGGGACAAACGGCCCTGGGAAGGAGCCAATGGCCTGACACAACCCGAAGGCTGGTATTTCCCGGACCGGACGACGGCTCAGTTCGAAGGCTTTCTGGAAGACGCCCTTGATTGGATGGATCGGCATCCGGATCAGACCACCCAGGAACGCATGATGCTGTTATACGCCTGGAACGAACTCGGTGAAGGGGGGTACCTGGTACCTACCCGGGACGATCCTGACGCTTCCTATCTTAGGGTGGTGCGGGATGTCATGACCCGGCAGCATAAAAAGACCAATTAAGTGCCTACGGAAAATAATCAAAAGAACCCATCAGGTATTCAGCTTCTGATTTCGCACTCATTTTTCCAACATTTGCCATTTATCATCCCTTTGCTCATGCAACACCTAATAAAGTTACTACTAGCGCCACTCGCATGTTGTGTGGCTATTACCAGCAGTGGTTTTGCCCAGAAATTCACGATACCCGTCTTCCCTGACACGCAGTCCGAAGTGGGGGCACGGCCGGAGATGTTTTATAGCCGCATGGATTGGGTAGTCAAGCACAAGGATTCCCTCAACGTACCGATGGTACTACATGTTGGCGATCTGGTGAACTTCGATAATTACGACCACTGGGAGATCGCCAGCAGGGGTTATGATTCCCTGGACGTCAATCATATACCCTATGCTATTGCCGTGGGAAATCACGATACCGAGGCCGTGGGTTTTTACAGTGGTAGCGCCGCACCGGGCAATGTGAACCAGAATTTGAGAAAAACCTTTAAATTCAACTCATATTTTCCGGTGAGCCGGTTCAAAAACCAACGCGGCCGCTACGAACCTGGCAAAAGCGACAACGCTTACTATACTTTTAAGGTTGGCGACACAAACTGGCTGGTGGTGACTATGGAGTTTTGCCCCCGCATGGGTCCGATCAACTGGGCCGGGGATATTATCAAAGAATACTTCAATTACAACGTAATCATCGTAACACACTACCATTTGACGCCGCGTGGCGAAGTCGCCAGCTCCAATGCGGGTTACGGGGACTTCAGCCCACAGGTGGTTTTCGAGCGACTCGTCAAAAGGCACTCGAACATTCGGTTTGTACTGAGCGGACATGTCATGAGTTCGGCAATGAAGGTCGACACGGGAGTAGCGGGGAATAAAGTGTACCAAATCCTTCAAAACTACCAGAATGAGGACCTCGGAGGGGGGTACATCCGACTTCTGGCGTTCGACCTAGACCAGGGCACCGTTGCGGCAAGCATGTACTCTCCTTATTACCAAAAGACCAAAGACGACTCTTCGAAATTTACGGTGGAGGGAATTGACTTCATCAGACAAAGCGAGGAGCGATCCCGTAAAAAAGCGGAATAGCTACTCGTACAAATGAATCACCTATTAACCGATAGCCCTTATGAAGAGCATGCTGGGAAGTCTATCTTTAAGGTACCTTATCACAATTGCCATCGCCCTGTCATCCTACCTGGCCCAGGCTCAGAACATGCGGGTGATGAGCTATAATATCCGTTACAAAAATACAATTGACAGCATCAATGGCTGGGAGTTTCGCAAGGAGAACGTTGTCGGTCTGATCAGGTACCATCAGGCCGACATTGTGGGCCTACAGGAAGCACAGGCGGATCAAATGGCCGATCTTGAGAAACTTCTCCCGGAGTTCGGCTGGTATGGTGTGCCCCGGGTGGAGGGCAAGGCTGGTGAATACACGGCTATTTTATATCGTAAAGATCGTTTCAAGGTACTGGACTCGGATACTTTCTGGTTTTCTGAAACGCCTCACGTGAAGGGCAGTAAAAGCTGGGACGCTTTTTATCCGCGAACCGCCTCGTGGTGTAAGCTGTCTGATCGAAAATCGCGCAGGGAGTTCTACTTTTTCAATACCCACCTCGACCATCGGGGTGATATAGCCAGGCAGAAAAGTGCAGAAGTGCTTCATGCCCAAATCACCGCACTTACGGGTCAACGGGCCGTTATCCTGACCGGGGATTTTAATGCATCCCCCACGTCGATCACCTACCAGAAGGTGGTCGAGGGAGGAAAGCTGATGGATGCTTATATGCAAACAAAAACACCGCATTACGGGCCGGTTAACACTTCTAGTGGATTCTGGGTGAGCAAGGGTCCCATTAGAAGCCGGATCGACTTCATCTTTGTGAACGCTAAGGTACGCGTCCTACAGCACGCTACCTTGACCGACCAACAGGAAGGACGCTATTATTCGGATCACCTTCCCGTCATGGCCGTGGTCGATTTGACCCGCTAATTCAAAATTGATGCTCCTACTATCGCCGTTATTTAATACGCTAGTTCGCAGTTAGTGGAGAGTATGACGACGGCCGCTTAACCAGGATTACCCCAAGCTTTGTTTAGCTCTCATGGAATGTTGATTGGAGAATTAACTGTCACTGTTCTTACCGCAACGGCTCTGCCCGTCGCAAAGATAGCCTTCCCTCGCTCGAAGGTGAGATCGATGCGGCCTAAGTCGATGCCTCCGAAGCCGACCTGGTTGATCCAGACGGGCCACCCATCGGCATTGGGAACGGCTACGGGTTCAGTCAGGAACGTATGCGTGTGCCCCCCGACAATCAGGTCGATGTGCCGGGTCCCGGCGGCCAGTGTATAGTCCGAAACCCGGTCATCGGGGTAGCTGAAGCCAAGGTGCGAGAGGCAAATGACGCAGTCGCACTGTTTGTCCAGGCGGAGGGTGGCTGCCAGATCGGTGGCTATTTCCAGGGGGTCGAGGTATTTGGTTTCCCCGAAGGCGCTTTTGGGGATCATCCCGTCGGGTTTGATCCCCAACCCGAACACCCCGACGCGTATCCCGCCCCTCTCGAAAATCCGGTATGGCCTGGTCCGGCCGTCCAGGGCGGTGTTGGAAAAATCGTAGTTGCCGATCAGCAGGGGAAAGCGGGCCTTGCCAAACTGCGTCACCATGTTGTCGATCCCCCCGTCGAAATCGTGGTTCCCGATTGTACCGGCGTCGTAGCCGAGTCGGTTCATGGCCAGGATTTCGGGCTCGCCCTTGTAGAGGTTCTCATTACAACTGGATACTGTTGGCGAATTCAATTCGGGGCAATATTTTGAGGAATTAATCGCACAAAAGCGGCCTGACGTGTCTTGGCCAAAGGCACTTCATTGAGCCAATCCACCAGCCGATACAGGGGGGGGCGCCCACATTCGTACGAAATGTTCCGCTTGGCCTCCAATAAGCGCACTTTGGGACTATCTATTTAGCTGAATCACTTTCAAACCTGTGGAAGTTTTTCTTTCCTATCAAAGCCCCAGCTTCTTGCCGGCATTGTACCTGCGGATGTCATCGGTGCGGGTGTAGCGCTGAATCATGGCGGAGGTTCGGTGCTTGGTCTGCTGCATCACCTCCAGGTCATCGGCCCCGTTCAGCTTGGCGGCCGTCACGAAGGAGGCACGGAGCGAATGGGCCGAGTACTCGACGCCCAGGTAGTGCTTGACGATGTTGTCCACGCTTTTGTCTGACAACCGCTCCTCGGTCAGGCGCACCTCGCCGTGCCTGCTGCCTTTGCGAAACCGAACCAGCAGGGGCCCGCTCTGGGGCCGCAGGGCCAGCCACGCCTCCAACGTCCGGATGGGGCACAGCAGGGGGTCGGGGTGGAAGAAGAACGCCTTCTGCTCCACCTCCCCGTACTGGTTGGTCTTGCTGCGGGTCAGGGTGATGATGAGTCCCTGCCGGGAGAAGGCCAGGTCCCCGATGTCGAGGGCAACCAGCTCGGAGCGCCGGAAGGCTCCGGTGAAGCCCAGCAGCAGCACCAGCTTATCCCGCAGCTCGGTCGGGTTGTCGGGATCCAGGGACTGGACCAGGGCGCGGAACTCGTCCAGCTCGAAGGCTGGGGCCTGTTTCTGGCGCACGCCCTTCCTCCGGCGGATGCCCTCAAGCACGGCCTGCACCTGCTTGTGCCCGGAGACAAACGGCTCGCCTTTGAGTTCGTGCCATTTGCGCAGGGCCGCCATTCGCCGCTGGATGGTGGCCCACTTGCTACCGTCGGCCAGGTGCGCCAGGTAGGCCGAGAGGATATCCGCCTCGGCCGGAAGAGCGGCCACCCCGTGCTGCTGGCACCAGTCGGCGTAGTGGCGCAGGTCGGCCCGGTAGGCCCGCCGGGTGTTGGGGGCCCCCTCCAGGCCGGCCTCGACGTACCGGCCTACCTTGTCGGCGAACCGGATTAGCGCTCCTTCTTTTCCATCCGATAGCTCCATCACGAACGAATTCTTAGTTCAGGCCAAATATAGCGAAAATATTACTTCTGATAACTAAGAATTATCAGAAGTAATATTTTTAAACATCCGTTCGTAAAATGTAAAATAAATAATTATTTGTCTGCTATTTTGTAAGTTCCTTAACAAAATATATTCCTTTGTTTTTGTATTTATTAACTAAATCGTAAGATTCTTGTAAATTTTACTTTCTATCATACAACCCTTTTTGTATATTCCAGTATTTCTTTAAATACGTGTTTTCTGAATGAATACCTAAATCTTACAGAATTATGGAAAATGATAGAATCAACAGAGTGACCGCCCAGCAGATGCGCGACCAGCTCTCGGATCTCTTAAACCGCGCGGCTTACCTCCACGAGCCTACCCTGGTCACCCGGCAGGGCAAGGCCGTCGCCGTGCTGGTTTCGGTCGAAGACTGGGAGGAATACCTTCGTTTAAAGAACGACAGTAAAGAAATCGCTGCCCAAGCAGACAGTATTCTTGCAGAAGCTAATAAAGCGAGCGGCGGCGCAGGGAATGGAAGGGAAGAAAAAATCTAAGTAATTCTGTTTCGGGCAATTAAGAGTTCTGTCTGGAGACAGCAGCGCTATCTGACCAATTGCCCCCCCCTTCTGATGCTCCCCGCTGTTACGCCTTCGTCTATTCTAAGCGGGCCTTAGTCTTTTGTACAGAGGTATTGCTCTATTTTTTTGTTAGAAAAGTGGTAAGTTCATGTCTTTTGTAGCTTTGTTGCATGGCTCCTGAAAGGCTGATTTCAACCTCTACCCATCTTAGAAACACGTTCGTTTACAGCTATTTTAGCGTACTTTAATCATTTATCAGGCGCTTTTTAGATGCTACATCGAGTTTATTTTAGACCATTTCCAACAAATCAGGAGCCATGCAACATGGCTGTCTTTTGTGAATCAATATGTACAAATTTACATCACAACGAACGTCGCTTCGGAAGCAGCGGCAGCACTTCTATGCAATTTTCAAGCGATCGAAACCATTTCCTTCAATTGCTGATCAACCCGGCACCGCGCTATCGGATTGCGCGGCACCTATTAATGTGGACAACAGTCATCCTAGTAATCTATAGAGGAGAGTCATATATTTCTCCCGGCTCGTCTGACCCAACTGCGCGGTCTCTTTATATTACCTCTGCCACGATTGTTTATGCTCTTTTGGTCTTCCTAATCTATTTGACAATTGC from Salmonirosea aquatica harbors:
- a CDS encoding type II toxin-antitoxin system Phd/YefM family antitoxin — protein: MENDRINRVTAQQMRDQLSDLLNRAAYLHEPTLVTRQGKAVAVLVSVEDWEEYLRLKNDSKEIAAQADSILAEANKASGGAGNGREEKI
- a CDS encoding metallophosphatase — encoded protein: MNSPTVSSCNENLYKGEPEILAMNRLGYDAGTIGNHDFDGGIDNMVTQFGKARFPLLIGNYDFSNTALDGRTRPYRIFERGGIRVGVFGLGIKPDGMIPKSAFGETKYLDPLEIATDLAATLRLDKQCDCVICLSHLGFSYPDDRVSDYTLAAGTRHIDLIVGGHTHTFLTEPVAVPNADGWPVWINQVGFGGIDLGRIDLTFERGKAIFATGRAVAVRTVTVNSPINIP
- a CDS encoding RagB/SusD family nutrient uptake outer membrane protein, producing MSISLKKYSLLFLIAFSLAGCELFDPVNDNHATSDRIYKDPSFAEGVLMAAYARIPTNNLSFNDVATDDAVSNNKLNDYLRMATGQWSSIFNPVSQWNNCIAGIQSLNQFITVIDTVNWKGSVPELNWMYTQRFKGEAHALRALFQYHLLVTVAGPGNNGQMLGIPIFDRFLNVQDNFNLPRATFEESIQRIYADIDKALEYLTMDDYRNINTASQLPAGYEHVSVVNYNIIFGQELNQRISARMVKALRARVALLNASPAFHNEPSLWEKAADYAGTALSEIGGLNGLDPAGHRFYLKSLVDALNVSAGTPIDQKEILWRSPVASSNAREQANFPPSLFGRGNVNPTQNLVDAFPAANGYPITQPESKYDPTKPYANRDPRLRLYIAYNGNTFSGKTITTGVGGGVDAKDSVETSTRTGYYLKKLLVEEVNLNPVAPTTQKHYEVHMRYTELFLIYAEAANEAWGPDGTGAWGYSVRDVIAAIRKRAGIAQPDAYLASIGTKEEMRKLIRNERRLELSFEGFRFWDLRRWKENLTKTAKGVNINRTGIMIIDVEPRVYNNEYMHYGPLPETEVVKYNALIQNQGW
- a CDS encoding site-specific integrase: MELSDGKEGALIRFADKVGRYVEAGLEGAPNTRRAYRADLRHYADWCQQHGVAALPAEADILSAYLAHLADGSKWATIQRRMAALRKWHELKGEPFVSGHKQVQAVLEGIRRRKGVRQKQAPAFELDEFRALVQSLDPDNPTELRDKLVLLLGFTGAFRRSELVALDIGDLAFSRQGLIITLTRSKTNQYGEVEQKAFFFHPDPLLCPIRTLEAWLALRPQSGPLLVRFRKGSRHGEVRLTEERLSDKSVDNIVKHYLGVEYSAHSLRASFVTAAKLNGADDLEVMQQTKHRTSAMIQRYTRTDDIRRYNAGKKLGL
- a CDS encoding metallophosphoesterase, which encodes MQHLIKLLLAPLACCVAITSSGFAQKFTIPVFPDTQSEVGARPEMFYSRMDWVVKHKDSLNVPMVLHVGDLVNFDNYDHWEIASRGYDSLDVNHIPYAIAVGNHDTEAVGFYSGSAAPGNVNQNLRKTFKFNSYFPVSRFKNQRGRYEPGKSDNAYYTFKVGDTNWLVVTMEFCPRMGPINWAGDIIKEYFNYNVIIVTHYHLTPRGEVASSNAGYGDFSPQVVFERLVKRHSNIRFVLSGHVMSSAMKVDTGVAGNKVYQILQNYQNEDLGGGYIRLLAFDLDQGTVAASMYSPYYQKTKDDSSKFTVEGIDFIRQSEERSRKKAE
- a CDS encoding DUF5627 domain-containing protein; this translates as MKKILFLLLSVGLIACKNQEIAFPAFEYTTGYFPYQYPVRTLVLGDDIYDNSNDNNHKFLISAVMGGVYQNDANRIFKIEVDNTLCENAAFASTGQPIYPLPQEYYTLSSANELIIPAGEFNGNVEVQLTDAFFDDTLATKLAYVVPIRITGVMNLDSLLRGKSAIAQPDRRVTSHWEVVPKDFTMFAVKYVNPYHGNYFHRGKSTVKSSAGQELETTSYRQQFVTSDEVWTLTTTSKNQVAVNGVIRSSLITGSLNLLLTFSGNECVVSSKQGASYSITGTGKFLDDADEWGNKKRDAIHLSYQFSDGTNTYSATDTLVIRDRGVVMEVYQPIVSD
- a CDS encoding glycoside hydrolase family 99-like domain-containing protein — its product is MERQIDLAADNGVDFFLFCWYWRDNKGPLNPEAIQNLPHHTSLNLYLKAKNKHRVKFGLLVANHSGSEIIGAENWEKATEYWMTYFRDNQYVKVGGKPLIVLFNVKGIEEEGLASMQAVAGRGGLNGLSIAGCGSASTPGFTHRTHYNIIPGYSAGSEAHPYSELVEAHKKNWAGTPAQPYIPEVTVGWDKRPWEGANGLTQPEGWYFPDRTTAQFEGFLEDALDWMDRHPDQTTQERMMLLYAWNELGEGGYLVPTRDDPDASYLRVVRDVMTRQHKKTN
- a CDS encoding endonuclease/exonuclease/phosphatase family protein; the encoded protein is MKSMLGSLSLRYLITIAIALSSYLAQAQNMRVMSYNIRYKNTIDSINGWEFRKENVVGLIRYHQADIVGLQEAQADQMADLEKLLPEFGWYGVPRVEGKAGEYTAILYRKDRFKVLDSDTFWFSETPHVKGSKSWDAFYPRTASWCKLSDRKSRREFYFFNTHLDHRGDIARQKSAEVLHAQITALTGQRAVILTGDFNASPTSITYQKVVEGGKLMDAYMQTKTPHYGPVNTSSGFWVSKGPIRSRIDFIFVNAKVRVLQHATLTDQQEGRYYSDHLPVMAVVDLTR